In the genome of Bremerella sp. JC817, one region contains:
- the aroE gene encoding shikimate dehydrogenase has translation MTNESLQEIVCCMGQPVAGNPSQFMMERAFAAAGLDWRYLTLEVSPEDLPAAVAGMKAMGFRGGNFTIPHKVAVIPHLKRLSEAAELMGAVNCIYFEEDGFVGENTDGKGFVSALQEVVDPEGKKIVLLGAGGAARAIAVELGLNKVASIDVVNRDPGRGRDLANLLSEKVSIESKWIPWNGSHELPEDADIVINATSIGLCDSSEMVPVEVESFRDSMIVADVIFNPPKTRFLLAAEEAGCQTIDGLGMLVNQGVIGFKIWTDVDPDPTVMREALEEYLQI, from the coding sequence ATGACCAACGAATCACTTCAGGAAATCGTCTGCTGCATGGGGCAGCCTGTGGCCGGCAATCCATCGCAGTTCATGATGGAACGTGCCTTTGCCGCGGCTGGCCTCGATTGGCGATACCTGACGCTCGAGGTTTCTCCCGAAGACTTACCGGCTGCCGTGGCCGGGATGAAAGCGATGGGGTTCCGAGGTGGCAACTTCACGATTCCCCACAAAGTGGCTGTGATTCCACACCTCAAACGACTGAGCGAAGCGGCTGAACTGATGGGTGCGGTCAATTGCATCTACTTTGAAGAAGATGGCTTCGTGGGGGAGAACACCGACGGCAAAGGCTTCGTTTCGGCCCTGCAGGAAGTGGTCGATCCGGAAGGTAAGAAGATCGTGCTGCTGGGTGCTGGTGGAGCGGCTCGAGCGATTGCGGTGGAGTTGGGCCTAAACAAAGTGGCGTCGATTGATGTCGTCAATCGCGATCCCGGGCGAGGCCGCGACCTGGCGAATTTGCTGAGCGAAAAGGTCAGCATCGAGTCAAAGTGGATCCCGTGGAATGGTTCGCACGAGTTGCCAGAAGATGCCGACATCGTGATCAATGCGACCAGCATTGGCTTGTGCGATTCCAGCGAGATGGTTCCGGTCGAAGTCGAATCGTTTCGCGACTCGATGATCGTGGCTGACGTGATCTTCAATCCACCCAAGACGCGGTTTCTGTTGGCCGCGGAAGAAGCCGGCTGTCAGACGATCGATGGCCTGGGCATGCTGGTGAACCAGGGCGTGATCGGTTTCAAAATCTGGACTGACGTCGATCCTGATCCGACCGTCATGCGAGAAGCGCTCGAAGAGTATCTGCAGATCTAA
- a CDS encoding tetratricopeptide repeat protein has translation MSIEAMLDAAKTGNVKAQMTLGVCYDIGKHVDRDLEQAAYWYRQAAEQGFAPAQFNLAEMLREGAGVEQSASEAFHWYEKAAIQGNGKAMYNVAMMYVSAEGVEANNLMAYAWLSVALGTDAESVEQALAIVAKGIGSQTEDGDRIAADLRKKIAIHTS, from the coding sequence ATGTCGATCGAAGCAATGCTGGATGCCGCGAAGACAGGCAATGTCAAAGCCCAGATGACACTGGGGGTCTGTTACGACATTGGCAAACATGTCGATCGTGACCTGGAGCAAGCCGCGTACTGGTATCGCCAGGCAGCCGAACAAGGTTTTGCTCCGGCCCAGTTCAACCTGGCCGAAATGCTCCGGGAAGGAGCCGGCGTCGAGCAGTCCGCCAGCGAAGCGTTTCACTGGTATGAAAAGGCGGCCATTCAGGGAAACGGCAAAGCGATGTACAACGTCGCCATGATGTACGTTTCGGCCGAAGGAGTCGAAGCGAACAACTTGATGGCCTACGCATGGTTGTCGGTCGCTCTGGGCACCGATGCCGAATCGGTCGAACAAGCCTTGGCAATCGTTGCCAAAGGGATCGGATCGCAAACCGAAGATGGCGATCGCATTGCCGCCGACCTTCGCAAGAAGATCGCGATCCATACTTCGTAG
- a CDS encoding class I SAM-dependent methyltransferase has protein sequence MAGRFLPFPSAEIDPLSNVPSSDNSPAKKHNQGAWDRMARGGHRFAQPAKEEDFKDPLKTVDRWGWLGESLYGKRILCLAAGGGRQGPLYAAAGGIVTVVDISGAQLEIDRRVASERGLQLRTVEASMDDLSMFAPADFDIVIHPVSTCYVPDVAPIFREVAKVLCSGGLYISQHKTPTSLQADIQRSERGYELTEPYYRDGPLPEVRGSRHREEGTLEYLHRWDQLLGGMCRAGLVIEDLVEPLHAKEDAEPGSFEDRSKYIAPYVRIKARRMGQASPQTESGALWLPS, from the coding sequence ATGGCAGGCAGGTTTCTTCCTTTCCCTTCCGCTGAGATCGATCCGTTGAGCAACGTTCCTTCGTCCGACAATTCGCCTGCCAAAAAGCACAACCAGGGTGCCTGGGACCGGATGGCTCGGGGTGGACATCGATTCGCCCAGCCGGCGAAAGAAGAAGACTTCAAAGATCCGCTGAAAACGGTCGACCGTTGGGGCTGGCTTGGCGAAAGCTTGTACGGAAAACGAATCTTGTGCCTGGCAGCCGGTGGTGGTCGCCAAGGTCCGCTCTACGCCGCGGCGGGTGGCATCGTCACGGTGGTCGATATCAGCGGGGCTCAGCTCGAGATCGATCGTCGCGTCGCGTCTGAACGCGGTTTGCAACTTCGCACGGTCGAAGCTTCCATGGACGATCTTTCGATGTTCGCTCCGGCCGACTTCGATATCGTCATTCATCCGGTCAGTACCTGCTATGTGCCGGACGTCGCTCCAATCTTTCGTGAAGTGGCGAAGGTCTTATGCAGCGGCGGGCTTTATATCAGCCAACACAAAACGCCCACCAGTCTGCAAGCCGACATCCAGCGGAGCGAACGGGGCTACGAACTGACCGAGCCCTATTATCGCGACGGTCCACTACCGGAAGTACGCGGAAGTCGTCATCGCGAAGAAGGAACGCTGGAGTACCTTCATCGTTGGGACCAACTGCTGGGCGGAATGTGCCGCGCCGGTCTGGTGATCGAAGACCTGGTCGAACCACTGCACGCCAAGGAAGACGCCGAGCCAGGCAGCTTTGAAGATCGCAGCAAGTACATCGCACCTTACGTGCGGATCAAGGCTCGTCGCATGGGTCAGGCATCGCCTCAGACCGAGAGTGGTGCGTTGTGGCTTCCCAGTTAG